A window of Diadema setosum chromosome 2, eeDiaSeto1, whole genome shotgun sequence contains these coding sequences:
- the LOC140240482 gene encoding protein FAM72A-like encodes MHSSFKKKPVVYLFCRYCNSCICKRGMKAVLLADTNVELYSTDAPCSGTISATGQPYSTGKCDCKISDTVCNKCGNNVGYSIMIPCVPCLQSCNNGHLWIFNSTAVWAEGKLDKTGCDVLRWDSLPECPEDNSQDSIYAELDEIECVR; translated from the exons ATGCATTCAAGCTTCAAGAAAAAACCAGTCGTTTATCTCTTCTGTCGATACTGCAACTCGTGCATCTGCAAACGTGGAATGAAGGCGGTCTTGTTAGCCGACACAAACGTTGAGCTTTATTCAACAGATGCACCATGTTCAGG gACAATCAGCGCTACAGGGCAGCCTTATTCAACAGGGAAGTGTGATTGCAAGATATCAGATACTGTGTGCAATAAATG TGGAAACAATGTAGGTTATTCCATCATGATTCCTTGTGTGCCATGCCTGCAATCTTGTAACAATGGACACTTATGGATCTTCAACAGTACTGCTGTGTGGGCAGAAGGCAAACTTGACAAAACAG GTTGTGATGTTCTAAGATGGGACAGCTTACCCGAGTGTCCAGAAGACAACAGCCAAGATTCAATTTATGCAGAGCTTGATGAAATTGAATGTGTGCGATGA